One window of the Ornithodoros turicata isolate Travis unplaced genomic scaffold, ASM3712646v1 Chromosome22, whole genome shotgun sequence genome contains the following:
- the LOC135373205 gene encoding uncharacterized protein LOC135373205 codes for MEQCNRRLELGLLDELDEDDDDCLVLQSEGRKMEKQLARCQMELHRYRKANLALQEALAAKVIEADFLRTSLHCGCCQRRVMMPGGQVHNQPVVVSTFEGATAGKGVLRWGGDCTIPEATISTFEGAATSKAVALRVDDAPMPTTGISAFEGVTTSNNVPGQADSVTCGMAWETDSGGALETGTGIPQDAAEMEREPLMCIGSPVQTA; via the exons ATGGAGCAGTGCAACCGTAGGCTGGAGCTCGGCCTTCTTGACGAATTAGATGAAGACGATGATGACTGCCTTGTACTACAATCTgaaggaaggaagatggaaaaaCAGCTGGCACGCTGCCAAATGGAGCTTCATCGCTACAGAAAAGCTAACTTAGCCCTTCAGGAAGCTCTGGCTGCAAAAGTGATCGAGGCAG ACTTCCTGAGGACATCACTTCACTGTGGTTGCTGCCAACGACGTGTTATGATGCCAGGTGGTCAGGTCCACAATCAGCCCGTAGTGGTCAGCACCTTTGAAG GAGCTACAGCCGGCAAGGGCGTTCTCAGGTGGGGTGGTGACTGTACCATCCCTGAAGCCACCATTAGTACCTTTGAAG GAGCTGCAACAAGTAAGGCCGTTGCCCTGAGGGTTGATGACGCTCCCATGCCTACAACCGGCATCAGTGCCTTCGAAG GAGTTACAACAAGCAATAACGTTCCTGGGCAGGCTGACTCTGTGACATGTGGCATGGCCTGGGAGACTGACAGTGGAGGCGCATTGGAAACTGGCACCGGAATCCCTCAAG ATGCTGCAGAAATGGAGCGGGAACCTTTGATGTGCATCGGAAGTCCTG TGCAGACGGCATGA